TCGGCCAGCGCTGCTTTTCACGCCGCAATGATGAACCCACTCGACCCAAACCCGCCAGTGCCTTCGGAAAACGCGGGAGGCCTTTCGGTTTTCCTACTTCGCCAAAACCTGCCTTATCCTTGCGGATGAGCACTCGGCAAAGCACTGCCCGTAATCTCCCCACCTTCGCCGCGGGGGCGATTTGCCCGCGCCAAGTGTCAACTTCGCGCGAGAGCCCCAGAACCACGCGATCATGCGGGTTTTCGGCAGAGAATGCCGGGTGACACGGTGTCGCCTATGTCAACTTCGCCCGTCGCCTCTGCGGAAGACGTCCCGGGTCGATACGATCCGGGGTCTCCTCTTTCGCAGGTGCTCGTGACGGGTGATCGGGAGGGCGCTCGATCCGGGGCAATCTGCCGCCGGTCGAACGCGGGGGGGGCGGAGCCCTTAGCTGTTACGCATATTCTCCAGACCCGCAATCGCACCGGGCTTGGTGCTGGGGTTGGAGGCGTTGGTCTTGACCTTTTCCTTCTTGGGCTTGCGCGCTTCGCGGCTCTTCTTTTGTTGGCCTTTGGCCATGGTCTTTTCCAATCGGGGCGGAATGCCCCGGGTCCACTATGGGCCGATTGCAGGGAATAGATAGCGAAACCGGCGGGCGCAGCTGTCTCGTCAGGCTCAGCCGCGCCCCAGCTTCACCAGCACCCGGTCCAGCGACTGCAGGAAGTTCGACCGGTCCGCCTTGCTGAATGGCGGCGGGCCGCCTCCGGCAGAACCGAGGGGGCCGTCCATCCCGGCGCGCAGGTCTTCCATGATGGCTCGGGTGGCGATGGCGCTGCCGATGCTGGCGGCGTCGAAGGGCTTGCCGTCGTGGCGCAGCACGGTGGCGCCCGTTTTCAGGCAGCGCTCGCCGAGCAGGATGTCGGCGGTGACGACCACGCTGCGCGGGGTGGCGTGGTCCGCGATCCAGTCGTCGGCGGCATCGAAGCCGTCGTCCACCACCACGCGCTTGACCCGGTCACTCACGGGCACGCGGAAGGGGCTGTTGCTCACCACGCGCACGTGCGCCTTGTGGCGCGCGGCCACGCGGTAGATTTCCTCTTTCACGGGGCAGGCATCGGCGTCGACGAGGATGGTGACAGGGGTCGGCATGGCGGCGTGCCTAGCGGGCCATCGGGCCGCGCACCAGCGCGCAGCTTGACGGGACGGGGGCGGAGGGGGAAACTCGTGCCATGACCCAGACCGAAACCAACCGCGCGCTCATCACCAAGGCTTACGACGGACTTGCGAAGGGTGACCCGACGCATTTCACCGCCCTGTTCGACGAGAATATCGAATGGCGTGTCATGGGATCGTCCGCCTGGTCGAAACATTTGAAGGGCCTGGAGGCGGTGGAGCGCGACCTCGTCGGCCCGCTCTTCGCGCGGATCGACGGGCCCTATCTCACCAAGGCCGAACTGATCCTAGCCGACGGCGACCGCGTGGCCGTGATCGCCAGGGGGGATGCCGCCACGGTCGACGGAGGCCGCTACGACAACGACTATTGCTTCGTCTTTCGGATGGCAGGCGGCAAGATCGTCGAAGTGCGCGAGTATATGGACACGATCCTGGCGGACGCGGCGCTGGGTTCGGCGTAAGCGCGGCTTTCGTTTACAACTGTAGACATGGCGGATGGGAGCCGTTACCCCGTGGGCAGATTCGATTGCTTGCGAGGGGTTTGAGAAGTGCCGAAAACAATATTGGCCAGCGCGTTGCTGGCACACGCAGCGCTCGCGGTCGCACTTCCCGATGCGGCATCGGCCCGGCCGGCAACTGGCGCTGCTACCCGCTCGGTCGAAGCGGGCGGGGCCCATGACGAGAAGATCGCGGCGATAGAGCAGGGCCTGCGTCCCGCACTCGGAGCGAAGGGCGAGCCGGGGCCGGTCTGGACGCTTGCGGAAAGGATGGCGCACCACCGCGTGCCCGCAATCAGCATAGCGGTGGCGATCGACGGCGAACTGGCCTGGGCGAGGGCTTACGGGGTGGCGCAAGCGGGGGGCAGCGAGGCGGTCGACACCGACACGCTGTTCCAAGCCGCTTCCCTCTCGAAACCGGTCGCTGCGCTCGCGGCGCTGACGCTGGTCGACGAGGGCAGGGTCGATCTCGATGCGCCTGTGAACGACTACCTCTCCTCCTGGAAAATTCCGCAGAACGCCTTCACCGCGCAGCGTCCCGTCACCTTGCGCCATCTGCTGTCGCATCGCGCAGGGACGACCGTTCACGGGTTCAGGGGCTACGATATTGCCGAGGTCTATCCGTCGAGCGAACAGGTCCTCACCGGCGAGGCGCCTGCCAACACCCAGCCCATCGTGGTCGACAAGGTCCCGGGGGAGGGCCGCCGCTATTCGGGTGGCGGGTACCAGATCGTGCAGCTCCTGATCGAGGATGTCGCGA
This DNA window, taken from Qipengyuania seohaensis, encodes the following:
- a CDS encoding nuclear transport factor 2 family protein → MTQTETNRALITKAYDGLAKGDPTHFTALFDENIEWRVMGSSAWSKHLKGLEAVERDLVGPLFARIDGPYLTKAELILADGDRVAVIARGDAATVDGGRYDNDYCFVFRMAGGKIVEVREYMDTILADAALGSA
- a CDS encoding YaiI/YqxD family protein — encoded protein: MPTPVTILVDADACPVKEEIYRVAARHKAHVRVVSNSPFRVPVSDRVKRVVVDDGFDAADDWIADHATPRSVVVTADILLGERCLKTGATVLRHDGKPFDAASIGSAIATRAIMEDLRAGMDGPLGSAGGGPPPFSKADRSNFLQSLDRVLVKLGRG